The nucleotide window GGCCGATCAGGGAGAGGCGGCCCCCCAGGAGGCCGCGGGTGAGGAGGCCGCATCCGCGCGGCGCAAGCGCCGCCGTGGAGGGCGCGGCCGTCGCTCGCGCCTGCGCGAGGACGAGCGCGACTCGGGCGCCGAGGGCGACGAGGATCCCCAGGCCGCGGAGGACGGGGAGCCCCAGGACCCGCCGTCGGTGAGGGGGAACCAGGAGGCCGCCGGTGAGGAGGGCGCCGAGCAGGGCTCGCGCCGTCGTCGTCGCCGCTCGCGCACCCGCGGCGAGACCGGCCGGGAGGCGCGTGACGAGGTCACCGCCCTCAAGGGCTCGACCCGCCTGGAGGCCAAGCGCCAGCGGAGGCGCGAGGGCCGCGCCGCCGGGCGCCGCCGTCCCATCATCACCGAGGCCGAGTTCCTCGCCCGCCGCGAGAGCGTGGACCGCCAGATGATCGTGCGCGAGTCCGACGGCCTCAACCAGATCGCCGTCCTGGAGGACGACCTGCTGGTCGAGCACTACGTGGCCCGCCACACCCAGACCTCGATGGTCGGCAACGTCTACATCGGCCGGGTCCAGAACGTGCTGCCCTCCATGGAGGCCGCCTTCGTGGACCTGGGCAAGGGGCGCAACGCCGTCCTGTACGCCGGGGAGGTCAACTGGGACGCCGCGGGCATGGAGGGCAAGCCCCGCCGCATCGAGGACGCCCTCAAGAGCGGGGACACCATCCTGGTCCAGGTCACCAAGGACCCCATCGGGCACAAGGGCGCCCGCCTGACCAGCCAGATCACCCTGGCCGGCCGCTTCCTGGTGCTCGTGCCCGGGGGGACCATGACCGGCATCTCCCGCAAGCTGCCCGACACCGAGCGCTCCCGCCTGAAGAAGATCCTCAAGCGCGTGGTCCCCCAGAGCGCCGGCGTCATCGTGCGCACCGCCGCCGAGGGCGCCACCGAGGAGCAGCTGGCCGCCGATGTCGCCCGCCTGGTCGAGCAGTGGGAGGCCATCGACAAGAAGGCCGGCTCCGTGCTCAAGGGCTCGGGCAAGGCCCCCGTCCTGCTCAAGGGCGAGCCCGAGCTGGCCGTGCGGGTCGTGCGCGATGTCTTCAACGAGGACTTCCGCCGCCTCATCGTCTCCGGGGATCAGGCCTGGAGGACGATCTCGGGCTACGTCGGCGAGCTCAGCCCCGAGCTGGTCGACCGCCTGGAGCACTGGACCGGGCCCGACGACGTCTTCGCCGCCCACCGCGTGGACGAGCAGCTGGCCAAGGGCTTCGACCGCAAGGTCTGGCTGCCCAGCGGCGGGACCCTGGTCATCGACCGCACCGAGGCCATGACCGTCATCGATGTCAACACCGGCCGCTTCACCGGTGCCGGGGGCACCCTGGAGGAGACCGTCACCCGCAACAACCTGGAGGCCGCCGAGGAGATCGTGCGCCAGCTGCGGCTGCGGGACATCGGCGGCATGGTCGTCATCGACTTCGTCGACATGGTCCTGGAGTCCAACCGCGACCTGGTCCTGCGCCGCCTGGTGGAGTGCCTGGGGCGCGACCGCACCCGCCACCAGGTCACGGAGGTCACCTCCCTGGGCCTGGTCCAGATGACCCGCAAGCGGGTGGGCCAGGGCCTCGTCGAGGCCTTCTCCACCACCTGCGAGTCCTGCAACGGCCGCGGCTTCATCGTCCATGACGAGCCCGTGGAGAACCAGCAGGCCGACATGTCCGCCTCGGCCTCCCGGGGCCGGGGCCGTGGGCGCAAGCGCCGTGAGGAGGAGCAGCCCGCCTCCCAGGGCGGTGCGCAGGCGGCCCCGGAGCCCAAGAAGGCCAGGAAGTCCGGTCGCAAGAGCAAGGGGGTACAGGACCCCGCCGAGGCGGAGGCCGCCGGTGGGGGCGGGCAGACCCAGGAGGACCCCAAGGATGCTGCGCGCGACAGCCAGGAGGCTCGGGCGGCCGTGCGCGGCGCCCTGGCCCAGATCGCTGCCGCCGCGGAGCACGCCCACGAGCAGGCGCTGAAGGACAGCCAGGCCCAGCAGGAGGCCGGGGACGGCGCTGAGGATGGCGCCGGCGATGAGTCGCAGGCCGCTGAGACGGCCGGTGACGAGGGTGCTGCCGGCAGTGCCGCGCCCGCCAAGAAGGCGGCGAGGTCCGCCAGGACCGTGAAGTCGTCGAAGGCGGCGAAGGCAGCGAAGTCCTCGACGTCGTCGGAGACAGCCGAGGCGGAGGCCTCATCGCCGTCCGCCAAGGCCGGCAGGACGCGCCGGAGGAGCACCTCCCGGACCGTGGCGGTCGACGCCATCGCGCAGGATGCCCCGGAGTCGGAGTCGGAGTCGGCACCCCCGTCGGCTACGGAGCAGCAGCGCGCTGCCGAGGCCGGCTCCGAAAGCC belongs to Actinomyces capricornis and includes:
- a CDS encoding Rne/Rng family ribonuclease; translation: MARRTESTESTESAEVRDDSAPSIQAQEEASTGPAAGSAVDEDSAREAAQESVESAKAPARRRRKATATSTTPPAERPARSRRAKTSGTPGGSDEPQGPGDAQAPAPPITRSAAATGSAAKDDAAEEPQAPAAPVRRRRRATAPAAAPEQAAPPAAQAAPPASDQDGGAHDEQHDGEARDTQGPADRADRQDAGGSGPGGPAEADEAPHVGDPEELEDTEGTSDPEEQDGQDETEAAPEDDSGGDDEAEPLRLPAASLLFQAPDPSRARRRRRVTAARTTPEPQDADADSRDAQALDPRSGGRRPARSQGSTSDQGASRGRSRRGRAQAPQDSEGAEQALRGSDRDQAAEEPSDAARTDGAEADSSTAPAGRSRRRRRATASTTAPAAAPEPEDDEEAQADQGEAAPQEAAGEEAASARRKRRRGGRGRRSRLREDERDSGAEGDEDPQAAEDGEPQDPPSVRGNQEAAGEEGAEQGSRRRRRRSRTRGETGREARDEVTALKGSTRLEAKRQRRREGRAAGRRRPIITEAEFLARRESVDRQMIVRESDGLNQIAVLEDDLLVEHYVARHTQTSMVGNVYIGRVQNVLPSMEAAFVDLGKGRNAVLYAGEVNWDAAGMEGKPRRIEDALKSGDTILVQVTKDPIGHKGARLTSQITLAGRFLVLVPGGTMTGISRKLPDTERSRLKKILKRVVPQSAGVIVRTAAEGATEEQLAADVARLVEQWEAIDKKAGSVLKGSGKAPVLLKGEPELAVRVVRDVFNEDFRRLIVSGDQAWRTISGYVGELSPELVDRLEHWTGPDDVFAAHRVDEQLAKGFDRKVWLPSGGTLVIDRTEAMTVIDVNTGRFTGAGGTLEETVTRNNLEAAEEIVRQLRLRDIGGMVVIDFVDMVLESNRDLVLRRLVECLGRDRTRHQVTEVTSLGLVQMTRKRVGQGLVEAFSTTCESCNGRGFIVHDEPVENQQADMSASASRGRGRGRKRREEEQPASQGGAQAAPEPKKARKSGRKSKGVQDPAEAEAAGGGGQTQEDPKDAARDSQEARAAVRGALAQIAAAAEHAHEQALKDSQAQQEAGDGAEDGAGDESQAAETAGDEGAAGSAAPAKKAARSARTVKSSKAAKAAKSSTSSETAEAEASSPSAKAGRTRRRSTSRTVAVDAIAQDAPESESESAPPSATEQQRAAEAGSESPLEAAADQAKDDGVVAAQTAAKKPRRRSASSKKTSAAEAAQETGQETNAEPAQGSGSGSGSESSATGKSSKAGGSRTGRSSRSSKESGATKASRAGQDPAEPGAAEADAGAVAQEAPPARTARKPRRRASAPATAPQSPEPADGKAGGAETDGA